In the genome of Cupriavidus taiwanensis, one region contains:
- a CDS encoding LysR family transcriptional regulator, giving the protein MADSEPNWEWYRSFLQVMETGSLSAAGRALGLTQPTVGRHIDNLEAALALTLFTRSFDGFAPTDAALELRPYAAGIAATAAALRRAASGHGAGVRGTVRVTASEVIGVEVLPPVLAALHGEHPELVIELVLSNRADDLLHREADIAVRMFQPVQQALVAKRVGRIELGLHAHKRYLAARGVPRSMEALSAHALIGFDHENAYIRRFQEKVPQFSRDRFAFRADSDLAQLAAIRAGLGIGVCQSALAARDSQLVRVLHRQFSLTMDTWIAMHEDLRASARCAVTFAALAAGLSAYSKSA; this is encoded by the coding sequence ATGGCCGACAGCGAACCGAATTGGGAGTGGTACCGCAGCTTTCTCCAGGTGATGGAGACTGGCTCGCTATCCGCGGCGGGGCGGGCGTTGGGCCTGACGCAACCGACCGTAGGGCGGCACATTGACAACCTCGAGGCGGCTCTGGCGCTGACGCTCTTTACCCGATCCTTTGATGGCTTCGCGCCCACGGACGCCGCACTGGAACTGAGGCCCTATGCCGCCGGCATCGCTGCCACGGCGGCCGCCCTGCGCCGGGCCGCGAGTGGCCACGGAGCCGGCGTGCGAGGCACGGTCCGAGTGACGGCCAGCGAAGTCATCGGCGTCGAAGTGCTGCCGCCGGTCCTGGCCGCGCTGCATGGCGAGCATCCGGAACTGGTGATCGAGCTGGTGTTGTCGAACCGGGCCGACGATCTGCTGCATCGCGAGGCGGACATTGCGGTACGCATGTTCCAGCCGGTGCAGCAGGCACTGGTGGCCAAGCGCGTCGGCAGGATCGAGCTCGGCCTGCACGCCCATAAGCGTTACCTTGCGGCCCGGGGCGTTCCCAGGTCGATGGAGGCATTGTCCGCCCACGCGCTGATCGGCTTCGATCACGAGAACGCCTATATTCGCCGGTTCCAGGAAAAGGTCCCTCAGTTTTCGCGGGACCGCTTCGCTTTCCGGGCCGACAGCGACCTGGCTCAATTGGCGGCTATCCGCGCCGGCCTGGGCATCGGTGTGTGCCAGTCGGCGCTGGCCGCGCGGGACAGCCAGCTGGTGCGGGTCCTCCACCGCCAGTTCTCGCTGACGATGGACACCTGGATTGCCATGCATGAAGACCTGCGGGCAAGCGCGCGCTGCGCCGTGACCTTCGCGGCACTGGCGGCAGGATTGTCCGCTTATAGCAAGAGCGCGTAG
- a CDS encoding N-acyl-D-amino-acid deacylase family protein — MTTKLDLIIEGGTVIDGTGAPRCRLDVGIAGDRIVRLGDLSGVPAAGRFDASGHIVAPGFIDVHTHDDRLLLDAPEGPHPKLSQGVTTVITGNCGISLAPLQSAGTPPAPLDLLGTGGWRYESFGDYLDDLEASGPALNAACLVGHSTLRVRRMDRLDRAATAREQQLMAADLDAALAAGAIGMSTGLYYPPARAADPAEVIAVGAPLSKAQGIITMHIRDEGDAIVDALAEALQIGHALGIETVLSHHKLVGKANHGRSVETLAMIEAAASKQSVCLDCYPYNASSTMLLPARIAQSDDVRVTWSKADPSAAGRSLFALARERGTSPEALAEALQPAGAIYFAMSEDDVSRILRYPATMVGSDGLAHDVSPHPRLWGTFPRVLGHYARDRGLFSLEIAVHKMTGLSAGRFGLAGRGIVAENHYADIVVFDEQSVADSATFDQPTAVSTGIKAVFVNGKLACQDGESRDLHAGSVLRHRRAI, encoded by the coding sequence ATGACCACGAAGCTGGATCTGATTATCGAAGGCGGCACCGTCATCGACGGTACTGGGGCACCCCGTTGCCGCCTGGACGTGGGTATCGCGGGGGACCGCATCGTTCGCCTTGGCGATCTGTCGGGTGTCCCGGCGGCCGGACGCTTCGATGCTTCCGGGCACATCGTGGCCCCCGGCTTCATCGATGTGCATACGCATGATGACCGGCTCCTGCTCGATGCGCCGGAAGGTCCGCATCCGAAGCTGTCGCAAGGCGTAACGACCGTCATCACCGGCAATTGCGGGATCAGCCTGGCGCCGCTGCAATCGGCCGGGACGCCGCCGGCGCCGCTCGACCTGCTGGGGACAGGCGGCTGGCGATACGAGAGCTTTGGCGACTATCTGGACGATCTGGAGGCGTCCGGGCCGGCGCTCAATGCCGCCTGTCTGGTCGGGCATTCGACGCTGCGGGTCAGGCGCATGGACCGGCTCGACCGGGCCGCCACGGCAAGGGAGCAGCAGCTCATGGCGGCAGATCTCGACGCGGCGCTCGCGGCGGGTGCCATCGGCATGTCCACCGGCCTTTATTACCCGCCTGCCAGGGCGGCGGACCCCGCCGAAGTGATCGCCGTCGGCGCGCCGCTGAGCAAGGCCCAGGGCATCATCACGATGCATATCCGGGATGAGGGCGACGCCATCGTCGACGCATTGGCCGAAGCGCTGCAGATCGGCCATGCGCTCGGCATCGAGACCGTGCTGTCCCACCACAAGCTGGTCGGCAAGGCCAATCACGGGCGATCCGTGGAAACGCTGGCCATGATCGAAGCTGCCGCCAGCAAGCAGTCGGTCTGCCTGGACTGCTACCCGTACAACGCATCGTCAACCATGCTGCTGCCGGCACGGATTGCACAGTCGGATGATGTCCGGGTGACATGGTCCAAGGCCGATCCCAGCGCGGCCGGGCGGTCACTCTTTGCATTGGCGCGGGAGCGGGGGACATCGCCCGAGGCGCTTGCCGAGGCCCTGCAACCGGCGGGCGCCATCTATTTCGCCATGAGCGAAGACGATGTGAGCCGCATCCTGCGGTACCCGGCCACGATGGTCGGTTCCGATGGCCTGGCACATGACGTGAGTCCGCATCCTCGGCTTTGGGGAACCTTTCCTCGCGTACTGGGCCACTATGCGCGAGATCGGGGACTCTTTTCGCTGGAAATCGCCGTCCACAAGATGACCGGGCTGAGCGCGGGCCGCTTTGGCCTTGCCGGGCGAGGTATCGTCGCTGAGAACCACTATGCCGATATTGTCGTGTTCGACGAGCAATCGGTGGCCGACTCGGCGACATTTGACCAGCCGACGGCAGTGAGCACCGGTATCAAGGCGGTGTTCGTTAACGGAAAGCTGGCCTGTCAGGACGGCGAATCCAGGGACCTGCACGCGGGCAGTGTGCTGCGACACCGGCGCGCAATATAG
- a CDS encoding Bug family tripartite tricarboxylate transporter substrate binding protein — protein MKRTTRLLAACAIFGLLPLSAVAETYPTKPIRLIVPFPPGGAPDAFSRAIGNQMSRDLKWTVVIENKPGAGGNLGIEAAAKAAPDGYTLVFGQTSNLAINPSLYKKLPYDPAKDLAPIGLIASAPLALVVADNSPYRNLGEVLAAARAKPGTVTFGTPGNGTVAHLAMELLQKQAGVKLQHIPYKGASQALTDVLSGQVAIYIGSVPTVMGQIKNGKLRGLAVTSTQRSAQLPSTPTVTEAGVKQFEADTWFGLLAPAGTPAPILEKLNAELNRALKTPDVKNKIEAEGGRVLGGSSTEFASLMQKDLARWRVVVKDSGATID, from the coding sequence TTGAAACGGACTACCCGCCTTCTGGCCGCCTGCGCCATTTTCGGCCTACTGCCGCTGTCCGCAGTGGCCGAGACCTACCCCACCAAACCTATTCGCCTGATTGTGCCGTTCCCGCCGGGCGGAGCGCCGGATGCTTTCTCGCGCGCCATCGGGAATCAGATGAGCCGCGACCTTAAGTGGACGGTGGTCATCGAAAACAAGCCCGGCGCCGGGGGCAATCTGGGCATTGAAGCCGCTGCGAAGGCGGCGCCAGACGGTTATACGCTGGTGTTCGGCCAGACCAGCAACCTGGCCATCAATCCCTCGCTGTACAAGAAACTCCCGTACGACCCGGCCAAGGACCTGGCGCCGATCGGGCTGATCGCCTCCGCGCCACTGGCGCTCGTGGTGGCGGACAACTCCCCATACCGCAACCTCGGCGAAGTGCTGGCAGCAGCCAGGGCAAAGCCGGGCACCGTCACCTTTGGCACGCCAGGCAACGGCACCGTGGCTCATCTCGCCATGGAACTGTTGCAAAAGCAGGCCGGCGTGAAGCTGCAGCATATCCCTTACAAGGGCGCGTCGCAGGCGCTGACTGACGTGCTGAGCGGGCAGGTTGCCATCTATATTGGTTCCGTGCCGACCGTCATGGGGCAGATCAAGAACGGCAAGCTGCGCGGCCTGGCGGTGACCTCGACCCAACGCTCCGCCCAGCTTCCGTCGACGCCTACCGTCACGGAGGCCGGTGTGAAGCAGTTTGAAGCCGATACCTGGTTCGGCCTGCTCGCGCCCGCCGGCACGCCTGCGCCGATCCTGGAAAAGCTCAATGCCGAACTGAACCGCGCCCTGAAGACGCCTGACGTCAAAAACAAGATCGAAGCCGAAGGCGGTCGTGTCCTCGGCGGCAGCAGCACGGAATTCGCATCGTTGATGCAGAAAGACCTGGCCCGCTGGCGCGTGGTGGTCAAGGACTCCGGCGCCACCATCGACTGA
- a CDS encoding TetR/AcrR family transcriptional regulator produces MTGRSKTPTLALLNNRSITGQWCCMGRPRTFDEDVVIACAAEVFGRIGYNACSVDDLVEATALQRGSLYKAFGSKRGLFEKVLDRVLVGEWYRDPAALDLLITALRELAPADLPIAARCRDALHAYGQDAAELLGARLLGHLPPLDPNKE; encoded by the coding sequence TTGACTGGTCGTTCAAAAACCCCCACACTGGCGTTATTGAACAATCGTTCCATAACAGGTCAATGGTGTTGCATGGGTCGACCAAGGACGTTCGACGAAGACGTTGTTATCGCCTGCGCGGCGGAGGTTTTCGGCCGTATTGGCTACAACGCCTGCTCGGTGGACGACCTGGTGGAGGCCACGGCGTTGCAACGAGGCAGCCTGTACAAGGCATTCGGTTCCAAGCGCGGCCTCTTCGAAAAGGTGCTGGACCGGGTTCTTGTCGGCGAATGGTACCGGGACCCGGCCGCACTCGATCTCCTCATCACCGCCCTGCGCGAACTCGCACCGGCCGATCTGCCGATCGCTGCCCGTTGCCGGGACGCCCTGCACGCTTATGGACAAGATGCTGCCGAGCTGCTCGGCGCTCGTTTGCTCGGTCACCTGCCCCCTCTCGATCCCAACAAGGAGTAG
- a CDS encoding helix-turn-helix domain-containing protein: protein MTVLVRLDVLLAERKMKSRELAQRIGISEPNLSLLKSGKVKGIRFDTLERICKVLDCQPGDLLEYRDDAGTEAGDAT, encoded by the coding sequence ATGACGGTATTGGTCAGACTTGACGTGCTGCTAGCGGAGCGCAAGATGAAGTCCCGCGAGCTGGCACAGCGCATCGGAATCTCCGAGCCCAACCTTTCCCTGCTGAAATCGGGGAAGGTGAAGGGCATCCGCTTCGATACGCTCGAACGCATCTGCAAGGTGCTGGATTGCCAGCCGGGAGACCTGCTCGAATACCGCGATGACGCGGGAACGGAAGCCGGCGATGCCACGTAG
- a CDS encoding NAD-dependent epimerase/dehydratase family protein: MSRIALFGAAGVIGQSIASALRSQGRAYRVVGRNDASLREAFGADPLAEIVTWNPDSPASVRAAAEGVDTLIYMVGVDYWQFDLHPKLMRQTLDGAVAAGVRQLILIGTVYPYGRARSNPVRESHPREPHTFKGRMRKAQEDLLMQAHADGRIRATVLRLPDFYGPGVEASLLHRAAQAAVHGGTADMIGPIDRPHEFVFVPDVGPVVARLADTPAAFGKIWHLGGAGTTTQRDLVAEMERQTGTKLRLRVAGKTMLRLIGLFNPFMREMVEMHYLMTEPLIMDDSALQQLIGPIHKTPYAQGIRQTLAAVPGKRAAVLPCHHGVHAD; the protein is encoded by the coding sequence ATGTCCAGGATCGCATTGTTCGGCGCCGCCGGCGTCATTGGCCAAAGCATCGCCTCGGCTCTGCGCAGCCAAGGCCGCGCCTACCGCGTCGTCGGCCGCAATGACGCCAGCCTGCGCGAAGCCTTCGGCGCCGACCCATTGGCCGAAATCGTTACCTGGAATCCGGATTCGCCGGCCTCGGTGCGCGCCGCAGCGGAGGGTGTGGACACGCTGATCTACATGGTCGGCGTGGACTACTGGCAGTTCGACTTGCACCCGAAGCTGATGCGCCAGACTCTCGATGGAGCGGTGGCCGCCGGCGTCAGACAGTTGATCCTGATTGGTACCGTGTATCCCTACGGACGGGCGAGGTCCAACCCGGTACGCGAAAGCCATCCCCGCGAACCGCACACTTTTAAAGGCCGCATGCGCAAGGCCCAGGAGGACCTGCTGATGCAGGCCCATGCCGACGGCCGCATCCGCGCGACCGTGTTGCGCCTGCCGGATTTCTACGGCCCCGGCGTGGAGGCCAGCCTGCTGCATCGCGCCGCACAGGCAGCGGTGCATGGCGGCACAGCCGACATGATCGGCCCGATCGACCGCCCGCACGAGTTCGTGTTCGTGCCGGATGTCGGCCCGGTGGTCGCACGGCTTGCCGATACACCCGCCGCTTTCGGCAAGATCTGGCACCTCGGGGGTGCCGGTACGACGACCCAGCGCGACCTGGTCGCGGAAATGGAGCGCCAGACCGGCACGAAGCTGAGGTTGCGCGTGGCGGGCAAGACGATGCTGCGGCTCATCGGCCTGTTCAACCCCTTCATGCGCGAGATGGTGGAGATGCACTACCTGATGACCGAGCCGCTGATCATGGACGACTCGGCGCTGCAGCAGCTGATCGGGCCAATCCACAAGACGCCATATGCGCAAGGCATCCGCCAGACGCTGGCGGCGGTTCCTGGGAAGCGCGCGGCAGTGCTACCGTGCCATCACGGCGTACACGCGGACTGA
- a CDS encoding DUF2975 domain-containing protein encodes MFVSSASPIPEGAALHRIRTLSRTMQRLTTFGGAVALVSAAWIWFGSSAAELERVVRGITHASTAYPVQVLPMHRAAGFLATGIGLTLLICVLHQARRMFVAFGRGEVLTIDTAIRLRRMALALTAMGPAIPLIRLLTGVALVGVPGKPYWIIAITLSDYFVSLLGGLLLAIAWAMLEAVRIAEENKGFV; translated from the coding sequence ATGTTCGTTTCGTCCGCCTCCCCAATCCCTGAAGGCGCTGCGCTGCACCGGATTCGCACGCTGTCGCGCACGATGCAGCGGTTGACGACATTCGGCGGCGCAGTGGCCCTGGTCAGTGCCGCATGGATATGGTTCGGGTCGTCTGCAGCGGAACTGGAGCGCGTGGTGCGCGGGATCACGCACGCATCGACCGCATATCCCGTGCAGGTGTTGCCGATGCACCGGGCAGCCGGCTTTCTTGCCACCGGTATCGGGCTGACCCTGTTAATCTGCGTACTGCACCAGGCGCGGCGGATGTTCGTGGCGTTCGGACGCGGTGAAGTGCTGACAATCGACACGGCCATCCGACTGCGTCGCATGGCGCTGGCATTGACGGCCATGGGGCCGGCGATCCCGCTGATCCGGCTGCTGACGGGCGTGGCGCTGGTGGGCGTGCCCGGCAAACCCTATTGGATAATCGCAATCACGCTGAGCGACTACTTCGTCAGCCTGCTCGGTGGCCTGCTGCTCGCAATCGCGTGGGCGATGCTGGAAGCCGTTCGGATAGCCGAAGAAAACAAGGGCTTTGTCTGA
- a CDS encoding porin family protein, producing the protein MPTFAQARTSLGAVSLALALLSATAPEARAQQQASPSDEFWYVGGDLGYSRQKFSTDRPGWSGVSSNNLAVGFRGGYQFSRYVSVESTVSSLGAVEAESGGSKDKFSIGAWTASVVGHLPVTERFSLLGIASVGWVDGDRSGDVESRNRSSGLLTLGVGALYAFSPNWRLRGQYTNFGKLSWKGSNDAAVKSQTFTLGLDYMFR; encoded by the coding sequence ATGCCGACTTTCGCCCAAGCCCGAACATCCCTCGGCGCGGTCTCTCTCGCTCTCGCGCTGCTCAGTGCCACGGCCCCTGAGGCGCGGGCACAGCAGCAGGCTTCGCCGTCCGACGAATTCTGGTACGTCGGCGGAGATCTTGGTTACTCCCGCCAGAAATTCAGCACTGACCGTCCGGGATGGTCGGGCGTATCGTCCAACAACCTGGCGGTAGGCTTCCGCGGCGGATACCAGTTCTCGCGTTATGTGTCGGTCGAGAGCACGGTTTCCAGCCTCGGTGCCGTGGAAGCGGAATCGGGCGGCAGCAAGGACAAGTTCAGCATCGGCGCGTGGACGGCCAGCGTGGTCGGCCATCTGCCCGTGACCGAGCGATTCTCGCTGCTAGGCATCGCGAGCGTGGGCTGGGTGGATGGTGATCGCTCGGGTGACGTCGAATCGAGAAACCGGTCGTCCGGGCTGCTCACGCTGGGGGTCGGCGCCCTCTATGCATTCTCACCGAACTGGCGCTTGCGCGGCCAGTACACGAACTTCGGCAAGCTGAGCTGGAAAGGCAGCAACGATGCCGCTGTAAAGAGCCAGACCTTCACACTCGGTCTCGACTACATGTTCCGATAG
- a CDS encoding IclR family transcriptional regulator gives MKRNTSPGLEDAKESGDKDTIIAVTRALQILEAFSADDSALTLAELSRRVGMGKSTVLRTARTLAQSEYLVQRDDGQWRLGAAAGWLGARYQAAFRVSETVEPVLRRISYETRESAAFYVREGDTRACLVRVEGPGAVRHHVRVGERLPLIGAPGRVLRAFAGEMGEPYETIRKDGYFISMGEREPEVSSIAVPVFGINWTLAGSLCISGPISRLTRDKLSEYAELMLAAGREMSYLISGSRGQTAKPSTWHP, from the coding sequence ATGAAACGGAACACGTCGCCCGGTTTGGAAGACGCCAAGGAAAGTGGCGATAAAGACACGATCATCGCAGTGACGCGGGCATTGCAGATCCTGGAAGCGTTTTCGGCGGACGACTCCGCGCTCACGCTCGCTGAACTCAGTCGTCGCGTCGGCATGGGCAAATCAACCGTCTTGCGCACCGCGAGGACGCTCGCTCAATCCGAATATCTGGTGCAAAGGGACGATGGCCAATGGCGACTCGGCGCTGCGGCGGGATGGCTCGGCGCACGCTATCAGGCCGCATTTCGCGTCAGCGAAACGGTCGAACCGGTGTTGCGACGCATCTCGTACGAGACTCGAGAGAGTGCCGCGTTTTACGTCAGGGAGGGCGACACGCGGGCCTGCCTGGTGCGTGTGGAAGGGCCCGGCGCGGTGCGACACCACGTGCGCGTAGGTGAAAGGCTGCCGTTGATTGGCGCCCCCGGCCGTGTTTTGCGGGCCTTTGCCGGTGAAATGGGCGAGCCCTACGAAACGATCCGCAAAGACGGCTATTTCATCTCCATGGGGGAGCGCGAGCCAGAAGTTTCCAGCATTGCAGTTCCCGTGTTTGGCATCAACTGGACGCTGGCAGGCTCGCTTTGCATCTCTGGCCCGATCAGCCGCCTGACGCGCGACAAGCTGAGCGAATACGCCGAACTGATGCTGGCTGCGGGCCGCGAAATGTCGTATCTGATCTCCGGCTCCCGCGGGCAGACCGCGAAGCCATCCACTTGGCATCCTTGA
- a CDS encoding asparaginase: MKTSIRACLAWLALTPLFALPAAAQQAKGQPEPSGNARKPGVVILATGGTIVSSTRSPTDMANYSGALAGVDALLKAVPQIHDYANVRAEQIVNVGSNVITSENILNLAKRVNALLAEPEVAGIVVTHGTDTMEETAYFLSLATRSSKPVVITGSMRPATSLSADGPVNLLDAVMVAADPGSRDRGVMVVMNDRISAARYVTKMNTLNVDTMGALEQGYLGAIAGERVIYYFEPARAKGELYFDVSAVTKLPQVELVYRYQGQEMQLVRDAVAEGAQGVVIGFTGNGNASTDHEALIREFGSKGIPVVRSSRAVSGIVTPKLSGSMATGSLSAQKARILLMLALTQTRDLGQISEFFAQQ, from the coding sequence ATGAAGACTTCCATTCGCGCATGCCTGGCGTGGCTCGCACTGACGCCTTTGTTCGCACTGCCCGCGGCCGCCCAACAGGCCAAAGGCCAGCCCGAGCCGTCCGGCAATGCCCGCAAGCCCGGCGTTGTCATCCTTGCCACCGGCGGCACGATCGTCAGCTCCACGCGCTCGCCTACGGACATGGCCAATTACAGCGGCGCCCTGGCCGGCGTCGATGCGCTGCTGAAGGCCGTGCCGCAGATTCACGACTACGCCAACGTAAGGGCCGAGCAGATCGTCAACGTCGGCAGCAACGTCATTACCAGCGAAAACATTCTCAACCTGGCCAAGCGGGTGAACGCCTTGCTCGCGGAACCTGAGGTGGCGGGCATCGTCGTGACGCACGGCACGGACACGATGGAGGAGACGGCATATTTCCTGAGCCTCGCCACGCGGTCGAGCAAGCCGGTCGTCATCACGGGATCGATGCGGCCTGCGACTTCGCTCAGCGCGGATGGCCCGGTCAACCTGCTCGACGCGGTCATGGTGGCCGCCGATCCAGGCTCGCGCGACCGCGGCGTCATGGTGGTGATGAACGACCGCATCAGCGCGGCGCGCTACGTGACCAAGATGAACACGCTGAACGTCGACACGATGGGCGCGCTGGAGCAGGGCTACCTTGGCGCCATTGCCGGCGAGCGCGTGATCTATTACTTCGAGCCGGCACGCGCCAAGGGCGAACTGTACTTCGACGTGTCTGCCGTCACCAAGCTGCCGCAGGTGGAGCTGGTCTATCGCTACCAGGGGCAGGAAATGCAGCTCGTGCGCGATGCGGTGGCGGAGGGCGCGCAGGGCGTGGTCATCGGGTTCACCGGCAATGGCAATGCCAGCACCGACCACGAAGCCCTGATTCGGGAGTTCGGCAGCAAGGGGATTCCGGTTGTCCGCAGCTCCCGTGCGGTGAGCGGCATCGTAACGCCGAAGCTGTCGGGCAGCATGGCCACCGGCAGCCTGTCCGCGCAGAAGGCACGCATCCTGTTGATGCTGGCGCTGACCCAGACCCGCGACCTGGGGCAGATCTCAGAGTTCTTCGCGCAACAATGA
- a CDS encoding Bug family tripartite tricarboxylate transporter substrate binding protein, giving the protein MTTRRFTRREMMKLGLAAASLALPGLSRAAGWPARPIRLVVPSAAGGSPDAVCRILAEELSVALGQPIIVDNKPGGAGNVGMVDLVNAAADGYTIGYGNVGTLAINKSLFRKLPYDPDRQLMPVALLGYVQNALVVRKDLGVNSVQALVALAKAKPGTLTMGSAGNGTTGHLSGELFKSMTGTSMTHVPYRGSPQAIQDLMGGQVDLMFDNLSSISPHIKAGRLRALAVTGAQRSGLFPDIPTLAESGVPGYDIVAWGGIVVPAKTSPDIVAGLNRAINACLAKPAVRDRYAAIGFETLTGPPARLTERVTRETPLWAGVIKRSGAQVD; this is encoded by the coding sequence ATGACCACGAGACGCTTTACGCGGCGCGAGATGATGAAGCTGGGTCTCGCCGCCGCATCACTGGCCCTGCCGGGGCTGTCACGGGCCGCCGGGTGGCCCGCGCGGCCAATCCGGCTGGTCGTGCCGTCCGCCGCCGGCGGCTCGCCGGATGCGGTATGCCGGATCCTGGCCGAGGAGCTTTCGGTGGCGCTGGGACAGCCCATCATCGTCGACAACAAGCCGGGCGGGGCAGGCAACGTCGGCATGGTGGACCTGGTCAATGCCGCCGCGGATGGCTACACGATCGGTTACGGCAACGTCGGCACGCTTGCCATCAACAAGTCGCTGTTCCGCAAGCTGCCCTACGATCCGGACAGGCAACTCATGCCGGTAGCCTTGCTTGGCTATGTCCAAAACGCATTGGTGGTGCGCAAGGACCTGGGCGTGAACAGCGTCCAGGCGCTTGTCGCGCTGGCCAAGGCCAAGCCCGGTACGCTGACGATGGGGTCGGCCGGCAATGGCACGACCGGGCATCTGAGCGGGGAACTGTTCAAGAGCATGACCGGCACATCGATGACTCACGTGCCGTATCGCGGCAGTCCGCAAGCGATTCAGGACCTGATGGGCGGGCAGGTCGACCTGATGTTCGACAATCTCAGCTCGATCTCGCCACATATCAAGGCGGGCCGGCTCAGGGCGCTGGCCGTGACCGGCGCGCAACGGAGCGGCCTGTTCCCCGACATTCCAACGCTGGCCGAATCGGGCGTGCCCGGTTACGACATTGTGGCCTGGGGCGGCATCGTGGTGCCGGCGAAGACGTCGCCAGACATCGTCGCCGGGCTGAACCGGGCCATTAATGCCTGCCTGGCAAAGCCGGCGGTGCGCGACCGCTATGCCGCCATCGGCTTCGAGACGCTGACCGGCCCGCCCGCGCGGCTGACCGAGCGCGTGACGCGCGAGACGCCGCTCTGGGCTGGCGTCATCAAGCGCTCCGGCGCGCAAGTGGACTGA
- a CDS encoding HAD hydrolase-like protein: MTYKLIAFDFDGTLADSMECFLQAVDVASRKHGFRPLEGDLLEQARSSSAQNTMRLLGVPLWKVPAITIDVRRLMHERIAQVSLFPNVAKTLNALARRGISLAVATSNGEDVVRTVLGPAVCEQISHFSCGISMFGKTRKLRALVSSAGVRPDQALYVGDEIRDAQAASAAGMAFRGVAWGYTAAAALQLHCATPLLARPQDLLDLSRT; the protein is encoded by the coding sequence ATGACCTACAAACTCATCGCGTTTGATTTCGACGGTACGTTGGCCGATTCGATGGAGTGCTTTCTGCAAGCCGTTGACGTCGCATCCCGCAAACATGGGTTTCGCCCGCTCGAAGGCGATCTGCTCGAGCAAGCGCGCAGCAGCTCCGCGCAAAACACCATGCGGCTGCTTGGCGTGCCGCTGTGGAAGGTGCCTGCCATTACCATCGATGTAAGGCGGCTGATGCACGAGCGCATCGCGCAGGTTTCGCTATTCCCGAACGTGGCCAAGACACTGAATGCGCTGGCGCGGCGTGGTATCAGCCTCGCCGTTGCCACGTCGAACGGCGAAGACGTCGTGCGCACCGTCCTAGGTCCCGCCGTCTGCGAACAGATCAGCCATTTTAGCTGCGGCATTTCGATGTTCGGCAAGACGCGCAAGCTTCGGGCCTTGGTCTCTTCCGCTGGTGTGCGTCCGGACCAGGCTTTGTATGTCGGCGACGAGATCCGCGACGCGCAAGCCGCCAGTGCCGCCGGCATGGCGTTCCGCGGCGTAGCCTGGGGCTACACGGCGGCGGCGGCGTTGCAGTTGCACTGCGCGACACCACTGCTTGCACGCCCGCAGGACCTGCTTGATTTGTCCCGCACCTGA